CTCTGGATTCTCTAATGGCTTGTACAAGTTCAGGCCCGATCGTGTGACCTCTCTCGATCTCATTATCTTTGAATGTTGTGATCCCTTTGCTTGCAAACTGACGGCGTAAATGGCTGAGAAATCCTCTACGAACATCTGGACCGTGGAAACTCTGAAAGACATGGTACCTCTTGATgcgaggagaagaagaagaagaagaagaagaagaggaagaagtagCCATGAGACTTGAGAGATAAAGAGTGAATGAGAAGTTGAAGAAAAATATCTATGAGAAATGTATGGAGGAGGAAGAAACAGAGTTATTGTTTTATATACTTCTATGAGAAGAAAACGCAGAAAGCAACTGTACAGGAAATTTCAATGAAAGTGATGCAGATAAGTATTCCAAATATCTCTAGAACCCTAAAAGTTCAACCTATCGTCCGCTGCATCAGAAAGACCCCTACCCAAGTCGTCGACGACTCATCAAAATAATTAGAGGAAACTACAAAAGTCTTCATGGAGGGTCTCTTCTCCTACTCATCTTCTCCACGCTCCACCACACGAACTTTCCACCTCACGCGGCGCCTTCGTTGCCACGTCTCTAATTCCTTCAGAGCTAGTTCCGATTCTGAATATCTCTCtgtatacatacatacatacatacatacatacataaaatatttattcagaATCCTTGTTTGATTCTCAGGTTAAATCAGAGTACAAGCCTGGAGTTCTCGACGATAGAGGTGAGTTTGTTGCAAATTGGGTGGATGGTCATGACATTAGATTAGGCTATCTTGTTCATGTTTCAAGTAATGTAAATAACAGGAATTAAGTAGGGTTGGATTCAGACAAACCCGGTTACGTTGGTCTTATTGAGTTGGTGAAGCTTCTCTTGTTGAAAAGTCGCACTAGATCCGAGACCAGTGACGCAGCGGtatactttcttcttctttttcttcgtcAAGATTCGATCAAAAAGCCCCTATCTTCATGTTCTTTTTGTGGGTACATGTGCGGCTACTGAAGCCTGAAGCTTCTCATTGCTCCTTTAGCACAAGGAAAGATAGCTGCATTGATGGTTGGTGAGACCCTGTTTCATTATTCAGTTCAGGAAAGTTTAGACCTTTTGCATCCAGGGAGCTAAAAggattttcttctctttttttttttgcccatGTTGAAGCAAGGGTTACTGTACTTACTTGTCAATGGCTCATGGCCTTGCAAAGTAAACACCATTGATTTTCCTAATGGAGAAGCTTGGGAGAGTGGGGGTAATTGTATTAGACTTCACGAAGAAGTCTATGAGCTACATGACAATCCAAGCATCAGCTCTGTGTTTAGTTACCTGAAGAATATATTAAAGCCTACAAGTACTGAGATCACCGTTCCCGTAGAGCATTTTGTGCCAATGCAAAAGTTGAGACTtcttcagattaatcatgtGGGGCTGCAAGGAGATCTTGAACTTCCTCCATCTTCACGTATTAAGAATCAAAACTAGCTGGAAGGAGGTGGGAACGCAGCAAAAGCTGGGCTTAATTCTGGAGATCAAGTTCTGTACACCAGCAGCTTCTTTGGAGATGAGCTTTGTCAGCAGGTGAGTGTGTCTATGTGTATGTGTCTTTTTCTGTCCTGATTTTATTTAGGTGGTGATCTTGCTAGAAATGTTTGCCTCGTTGTTCTTAGGATTGaaactatcaaatattataGCAGAAGGGTTTTGTGTCTATCTTTTTCATATGCTTCATTAAGTAGTACATACCTGAGGTGTTTTCTGATTGTTTTGTGCAGTTCTTGATTGGTTTTACGATGCAATTTGTGATCTTTGATCAAACCCAAAGGTGCAGAGGTTGATGTGAAGATACTAATCattcaacttaaaaaaaaataaaaaaaattaagaacctCTTAGAGGTTCTCCCATTGGACCATGAAAAGAGTAATTACATTTACAAGGGttctaaactttttaaaacatacaactaactattaaattaatcattAGAACCTCTAATGAGTTTTTACTATTGGAGTTGCTCTAATGCTTTAGTTACTAGTCAGTGTGTTctaaatagatgatgttttaagaagtttttgatgttttaaaatagtttgatGTTTTCATATATCAATCTaccttttaattttatcaaaaactatGTAAACAATGATATAATGTAGTATGTTTTGTGATTGattgaataatttttaatttatattttaataataacttttagattaaaaacaagtttcttaaaacttcatgtatttattaaaacagagagagtaatattttatttttactatccCTTTACTTTTTTCACGGCCAATTCTCTTTTCCTTCTTCctttattactttttatttattattattttatttctttctttttttccttttttctgctttaatgatatttttagagtCCGTagttcaaaaacaaaaagatattaTCGGAGTccaccattttttattttaaaaaaacatttacattaaataactatttttctattaatttttagttttagtttttgatttttagattttgatttttttgttttttgtttttaaattttagattttgtttttgattttaattttaacttttagatTTTGCTACATTCTTAATCTTGAATAAAATAATCAACATTTTTTAACGtgataaaataaatagcaataaaatattttaaaattaccactaaatttatcaaaatatggtggctgttatttaaaataaaaaaaacacaccACCTtgtctttaaattattttattttaagtatcataataaaatatctataaatttaaagtaaatttaaaatgttttgaaaattttaactatttataaattatactacataaaatatttttatttaaaaaaaaattgaatggctatttcaaattaatataatatattgttgttgtttagtgtgtctaataattattaaaattattcaattattttattcatagaaataaataactaattgtttacatttaatattaaaaatatttatatttgtatacagatataaacacacaaataaaTTACTTTACACTaatgtttaaatgataaaaCATTGTATggcaattttatttttatgaaaatataatttatttaattattaattagttaaAATTGTTCCAAGTTCCAACACCATGAACACTAGATATAGCTTCATTTATCATCCAATGTCAGGTCCATTGGCTTCTCCAATGTAGCCAATTCGGGAACAGAGAAAATATGCTTATCCTAGTTCTgtgattttatcaaaatttaaatgataagaTTTACTAGAATGAGCATGAACAACACCAGACATAATCGCTAGATCAACAATCTCTTAACGTGATAACgcatcatgttttttttttctttttgaatgaaAATAACGCATCATATTGCAAAAGCAACTAAAACAACTCGAATGTGCTCGTCACCTCAAAGACCCAAAGCATCGTGGTGGCCAGACCTAGAGAAGCAAACAGAAAGTTACTAGTTGTGTATTTCACATCAACTTTAAAGCTAGAAAAGAAGGTTCGAGAAATTCAAAGACTTACCCGCAGAAGAGATTTCCCTTCGATAAGACTGTAAGGTACAGGTCCAAAGTTACGTGAATCAGTTGAAGCATGCACGTTATCTCCCTCTATCCAAACATGACCTTTTGGAACCTATTTTTGAAGAAGCAACACATAAACCCTATATCAGACAAGCTTTGGTGGTCGAATAAATCTCATTGGTTCACCTTCTAGACCGTCGTCCTAAACCTAAAGCCTAGAACTTTGCACATTTGTTTTACCAAAAGATGGTAACTTTGAATTCAGAGAGTTTGCTTAATGTTCTCATACCACAACGCTAACTGAGTCATCACAGACCAATGGGTCATCATAGAAAGAGAGTCTGTGCCCTTCTAAACCTAAGACCCGCTTTGTCAACATCATCGTTGAGTCTGTCGGAGATCGAACCAATACAATGTCTCCAAGACCAATCTTACCGAACAACCGGTGAGACAAATGTTCAGCCAAAATGACATCGCCGGTAAGATTAAGCGTGGGAAGCATGCTCGGACCTTGAACCTGAAACCCAATACAACGAAGTTAGAGATTtaagtaaaagtaaataaagaAACTAACAAAGAGATTTAACTTGCAATGATTTATAGACGTGGGTGGAGGAGACTATGTAACGATCGGTGACATGAAGCAAACAGAGAAACTTGGCGACGATTGAAACTTGATGGAATGCTTCTTTCGCTGTTCCATGCCATTGGTTCAGATATCTAAGCCATCTCATGTCTCGACTAGCGAATCTCGCCGGAAGAAATCGTTTTTTTTTACACTTGAAACGGCGCCAAATTCTAATTTAGAAAACTAAggcccaagcccaagcccaaTGTCCACCCAcgcatttttttaatttcttccCTAATTTTCCTCCTATATATTCTCTCACATTGCTGCatcttttcatgttttttcataacaaaacattttctcttttccttacagtttcagtttttttttttacgagaTGTACAATATTGAATGCAGTTCTCCGTCTTCCGCTAGATCAACGAGAGGAACCACCCACAGAATGAGATCTCCGATCTGCTGCCTAGGAGCCAACGCGGTTGTCGAGCCTGAAGCGATGATCGGACCGAGAACACCTCGATCTCCTTACGAGTGGCTCAAATCCACGGCGCAGGAGCTCGAGCTCAGAGAACGTTGCCGCCGAGTCAAGACTCGCGTCAAGGTTACGTGCCGCAACAACAATTGCGCttatcaccaccaccaccaccaccagagcTATCCTGTGGATTTCAGCTACGATGCGTTGAGCTACGCGCTCAATTTCGAGGACGATGTACGAGCGGACGAGGACGGCTCAGTACCTAATTTCACGGCGAGGTTGCCTGCGTCACCGGTGACGAAGCCTAGATCGGCGAGGGTTGATCTGATCTCGTTCTGACCGTTAAGTAGTCCCTTTGTTCGTGTGACGGAGGAATGAAAATGTTCTCGGTTGTGCTTATTAGAGAATTGAGAAATTACGTACGAATGACGTCATTGTTGTCTATGTAAATGCTCTTTTCGCGTATTGAtaatgtgttaaaaaaaaacatttttccatataaatatagCTCTCTCATCTTTCTTTGTAAATAAGCATTTACTATTACATTATACAAGTCTAATCGGTTTCATTTCTGATTTTAAGAATGTTTTTGAGAAGAGAAATTATTCCTTATTGTATTTAGTATTTGTCAAAATGATATGGAATGCAGGATCAAACCATGCATAACTGGAGTTGATATTAGCCGGTCACTAATTACCACACTATTTTATAGCTGGTAGAAAAGATattcagatttaaaaaaaaaaaactggagaGCTGCAAATTAAATGATGAGTGAGCAATTCCTGAGCTGAGGATTAATTAATCAACGTGTTGGAACCTATCTAGTTAAAACGTGAGTCAAGTGAAGATTTTAAACGATATGCGATTGAGAAGTCATCAAGTATCAAAGTTGCAAAAGCTATATTCAACCAAAACTATATGACTGGGAGGTTCAAAACATTAAAGAATATAACAAAAAAGGTTATAGTTATGTCGGCATAAGAAAagaaatttatatgttttgatcaGTTAGACTGTTCGCAGCATGCAAGAGCAAAGACAAAGCGTAGTCTTATACGTACTCTGAACAAACACAAAAGTGTTGTTATAATTTTTCGAACACATGAACCTGGTTCGGCTACTCGAATcagaataatataaatttaataattagaaGAATCAATCTTCACGTTTAGATtagttataaattattatttggaAGTGGTTACCAATATACagagatatttatatttaaaaaaaaacaaaaatatacagaGATATCGGTAAGGTGCAGGGCCGTCTCAAACTTTTCACAGACCCTgttcagaaaagaaaataagatctcttttaataatctgaaataattttgtttttttacaaaatatcattataatataaaataaatacattaatttaattatttaaaatctaaataacaccaatttttttgttattaatgcaAAACCATTGATCAAATCACTGAATTTGATTATTTAGCATTTCTCAATGCAAAATCATTgatcaaatcatcaaatttgatcattttttaactttttcagttttttacgtttattatatCCACGATCAGaaatcataatctataaatataataaagtaaaaGATAGTAAACTATATACTTTTGATTGGACAAGTCACTCTTTTTTCTTGTCAAGTTAGCTTTTGTTTTCTTCGTGTttgctatttttaatttaaaatggtGAAAAGATATATATTGTGTTATCCGTATTTATAGTCACTAATTGATAATTGTTTCCTAAACATAATCAATTAGAATACTAACTTTTTATACTACCATTGAATATTCTAACACACATCAACAACTATTTattactttccaaaatatataattgatataaatactaattactttctaatttattgactttttagttggttatataaacaaaataaaaattgtaatttacatttattggttataaatacgaaaactaaattaaaatagtcattctgatttttataaaaatatgattttaaatttataactattagtaaaaacaaaaaaaaattggaccctctaaaattttggaccctgtTCGACCGCTCCACTTGCACGTGCTAAAAGACAGCCCTGGTAAGGTGGGTACGAGCATAAGCATCTAAAGCCGGTTGAAGATAGTGGAGGCCAAGTATCATATTATCCTCAACgtttaaaattaagtttttttaaaagaaagcaAGAAATGAGTGGAGATAGACTGAAGATAAGAGTGTGAAATGAAGTGAAGTGGggatgaaagaaaaaaaaaaggaaaaggaaaagtACCTAAAACGTTTTTTTCATATGTATTGATGTTTGGGTTGTTATGTAGTGAATATAGTGATACACCACTTGCCACCATTCGACATGTCTCTTTCTCTTTGATGCTTCAAATCTTACTTATTtgtatagtattttttttttttgtaactgttaTTTGTATAGTATTAcccttttaaaaatataatcatacATCTTTTATACTTTTCccttacaaattatttttataactagACTTGATCTCACAACAATATTCATTGTCAATCATCTtcattgaattttcaaaatttagatatttttattcacatttatatatacatatataaataatatttggaATCGAATCTTATATCTGATGTAAAACAATGGTTAAGGCAAAATATCAGTCCGAGTCGAGATATGAACTTGTGACGTTGAGGtgcactttttt
This genomic stretch from Raphanus sativus cultivar WK10039 chromosome 3, ASM80110v3, whole genome shotgun sequence harbors:
- the LOC108846896 gene encoding uncharacterized protein LOC108846896 gives rise to the protein MRWLRYLNQWHGTAKEAFHQVSIVAKFLCLLHVTDRYIVSSTHVQGPSMLPTLNLTGDVILAEHLSHRLFGKIGLGDIVLVRSPTDSTMMLTKRVLGLEGHRLSFYDDPLVCDDSVSVVVPKGHVWIEGDNVHASTDSRNFGPVPYSLIEGKSLLRVWPPRCFGSLR
- the LOC108845953 gene encoding uncharacterized protein LOC108845953 codes for the protein MYNIECSSPSSARSTRGTTHRMRSPICCLGANAVVEPEAMIGPRTPRSPYEWLKSTAQELELRERCRRVKTRVKVTCRNNNCAYHHHHHHQSYPVDFSYDALSYALNFEDDVRADEDGSVPNFTARLPASPVTKPRSARVDLISF